A DNA window from Mucilaginibacter xinganensis contains the following coding sequences:
- a CDS encoding acyltransferase: MNKIVNYLLNRILGVTKRYSAVLQAGDSKFLPNFSINKNRSTSLQEHKVVIGDKCLLGVSVFLETPEAKVEIGDRVYMGNSSIIAKTGIILGNDIMVAWGVTFYDHDSHSLNYKDRDMDIQQTYADYLSEKGNYLKNKKWDVVNSKPIKIEDHAWIGAESMILKGVTVGVGAIVGARSVVTKDVPPFCIVAGNPAKIVRQLENNL; the protein is encoded by the coding sequence ATGAACAAGATAGTTAATTATTTATTAAACAGGATTTTAGGAGTTACTAAAAGATATAGCGCGGTTTTACAGGCAGGCGACAGTAAATTTTTACCTAATTTTTCGATAAATAAAAATCGATCGACCAGCTTACAAGAGCATAAAGTTGTTATCGGCGATAAATGTTTGTTGGGAGTATCGGTTTTTCTTGAAACACCGGAGGCTAAAGTTGAAATTGGAGATAGGGTTTACATGGGAAATTCGTCCATTATTGCCAAAACAGGCATTATTTTAGGTAATGATATAATGGTGGCATGGGGTGTTACGTTTTATGACCACGATTCGCATTCACTTAATTATAAAGACAGAGATATGGATATTCAACAAACTTATGCTGATTATTTAAGCGAGAAAGGGAATTATTTAAAAAATAAAAAATGGGACGTTGTTAATTCGAAACCAATTAAAATAGAAGATCATGCCTGGATAGGTGCCGAGTCAATGATTCTAAAGGGTGTTACAGTTGGTGTAGGAGCTATTGTTGGTGCCAGGAGCGTTGTTACAAAAGATGTTCCACCTTTCTGCATCGTTGCAGGTAATCCGGCTAAAATTGTCAGGCAGCTAGAAAATAATTTGTAA